In Chengkuizengella sediminis, a single window of DNA contains:
- a CDS encoding long-chain-fatty-acid--CoA ligase, whose amino-acid sequence MANNPWNNFYPTEIQPHLDYPDYRISDYLKLTAEQFPNNKAIHFFGKEMTFQELLTRSYQVANGLKELGVKKGDRVAIMLPNTPQFVYCYFGILFAGGIVVQTNPLYVERELEHHFSDSGAKIIFCLDLVYPRVKAVKEKVGLEHIFTTSIPDGLPPLKKMLYPLVQKIKKGPTVDIDYSKEPIQTLHQFMENAKDTPVEDPCVPEDIAVLQYTGGTTGTPKGVMLTHKNLVANVTQCQAWAYHTERGEETVLAVVPLFHVYGMTICMLFAAAHAAKLVLIPKFDIDVMMKTIKTQRPTFFPGAPTLYQGIINHPKVTETDLSSIKFCISGSAPLPLTTQAKFEELTGGKLVEGYGLSESSPVICGNPVWGKSVNGSIGIPWPDTECKVVNPEGEEVKAGELGEIIGKGPQIMKGYWNKPEETEATLKDGWLYTGDMGYMDDNGYFYVVDRKKDLIIAGGYNIYPRDVEEVLYEHPVVKEVIVLGIPDEYRGETVKAYIVKKEGFTISEEALDQYCRSKLAAYKVPRIYEFRDELPKSIVGKILRRKLKEEEEEKLA is encoded by the coding sequence ATGGCAAACAATCCATGGAATAATTTTTATCCAACGGAGATTCAACCACACCTTGATTATCCTGACTATCGAATCTCAGATTACTTAAAGTTGACCGCAGAACAATTTCCTAACAACAAAGCGATTCATTTCTTTGGCAAAGAAATGACCTTCCAGGAGCTATTAACACGTTCGTATCAAGTCGCAAATGGACTGAAGGAATTGGGTGTGAAGAAGGGGGATCGCGTAGCGATAATGTTACCGAATACGCCTCAGTTTGTATATTGTTATTTCGGCATTTTATTTGCAGGAGGTATCGTTGTACAAACGAATCCATTGTATGTGGAACGAGAGTTAGAACATCACTTTTCAGATTCGGGGGCTAAGATCATTTTTTGTTTAGATTTGGTCTATCCGCGAGTAAAAGCTGTCAAAGAAAAGGTAGGTTTGGAACATATTTTCACCACAAGTATACCCGATGGGCTTCCACCACTCAAAAAAATGTTATATCCTCTAGTTCAAAAAATCAAAAAAGGACCCACTGTAGATATCGACTATAGCAAAGAACCGATTCAAACTTTACACCAATTTATGGAGAACGCCAAAGATACACCTGTGGAAGATCCTTGTGTTCCCGAGGATATAGCTGTTCTTCAATATACTGGAGGTACAACAGGAACACCAAAAGGCGTCATGTTAACGCATAAAAATTTAGTGGCCAATGTAACACAATGTCAGGCTTGGGCTTATCATACTGAAAGAGGAGAAGAAACTGTATTAGCTGTAGTACCGTTATTCCATGTGTATGGGATGACGATTTGTATGCTTTTTGCAGCAGCACATGCAGCTAAACTGGTTTTAATTCCTAAATTTGATATTGATGTCATGATGAAGACGATCAAAACACAAAGACCAACATTTTTCCCAGGCGCTCCAACCTTGTATCAAGGAATTATAAATCATCCGAAAGTAACCGAAACAGATCTATCTTCTATCAAGTTTTGTATTAGTGGATCGGCTCCATTACCTCTAACCACACAAGCTAAGTTTGAGGAACTAACTGGTGGGAAATTAGTGGAAGGCTACGGCTTATCTGAATCCTCGCCTGTCATTTGTGGGAATCCAGTATGGGGGAAAAGTGTGAATGGAAGTATTGGTATCCCATGGCCCGATACAGAATGCAAAGTGGTCAATCCTGAAGGTGAAGAAGTAAAAGCAGGTGAATTAGGAGAAATCATTGGCAAAGGCCCGCAGATCATGAAAGGGTATTGGAACAAACCAGAAGAGACCGAGGCGACCTTAAAAGATGGGTGGTTATACACAGGGGACATGGGTTATATGGACGACAATGGTTATTTCTACGTTGTAGATCGGAAAAAGGACCTCATCATTGCTGGAGGGTACAATATATATCCAAGAGATGTGGAGGAAGTTTTATATGAGCATCCTGTTGTGAAGGAAGTGATTGTTTTAGGTATTCCTGATGAATATCGAGGTGAAACCGTCAAAGCTTATATCGTAAAAAAAGAAGGGTTCACGATTTCAGAGGAAGCATTAGACCAATACTGTCGCTCCAAGCTTGCTGCCTATAAAGTACCTAGAATTTACGAGTTCCGAGATGAACTGCCTAAGTCCATCGTAGGTAAAATATTACGCAGAAAATTAAAAGAAGAGGAAGAGGAAAAATTAGCTTAA
- a CDS encoding 3-hydroxyacyl-CoA dehydrogenase/enoyl-CoA hydratase family protein, whose protein sequence is MERTIRKAAVLGSGVMGATIAAHLANVGIQTLLLDMAPKGETDPNKMNDIVEASKKNLLKNKPSPLFTKEVLNRIEVGNFDDDLHRIADVDWVIEVIIENLEIKQGFFKKIEQFWNPGTIVSSNTSGISVHAICENNSEQFKKHFLGTHFFNPPRYMKLLEFIPTKHTDPSIVSFMKSFCEKKLGKGVVIAKDTPNFIANRIGTYGLLSSLKQMGKLGLTISEVDELTGPLIGRPKSATFRTLDLVGIDTFVLVSNNMYENVSDLEEKEIFKVPELMEYMVEQGYIGDKAGSGFYQKKRTDKGKVILELDVANKTYIPRSKSNLKSVEAAKNAKGLKNKLKALIESDDKGGKFTWELMKNGWLYAANKVFEISDDIQAVDEAMKWGFNWDLGPFEAWDAVGVVDTVSRMKEEGEKIPAWIESMLASGKTSFYEKQGDKTFYIQIDGGLKEKEVPKEIITLDQIKEKNGVIKSNTGASLFDIGDDIACLQFHSMNNTIGPDVLQMVPISLEEVRKNYRGLVIGHQKGKNFCVGANLMMLLMAAQDEDWFEIEQMIQGFHQMAMGLKYFEKPIVTAPFGMTLGGGVEVCLPSAHVQASAETYMGLVEMGVGLIPAGGGTKEMLVRSTSPVDIDKTIDLQPFVNRVFETIGMAKVSTSASDAKDLGLLKASDRITMNPDHLIYDAKQAALGMSIAGYEPPIQKKVRVVGEPGLAALKMGLYQMKMSGFISEHDELIGTQLANILSGGKVAANSLVSEKYLLELELEAFLSLCGEPKSQERIQHMLLTRKPLRN, encoded by the coding sequence ATGGAGAGAACAATTCGTAAAGCAGCAGTTTTGGGCTCAGGTGTGATGGGAGCGACAATCGCTGCACATTTAGCGAATGTAGGTATTCAAACCTTACTGTTAGACATGGCTCCAAAGGGAGAAACAGATCCGAACAAGATGAATGACATCGTTGAAGCCTCTAAAAAAAATCTGTTGAAAAACAAACCAAGTCCCCTATTCACAAAAGAGGTTTTAAATCGTATAGAGGTAGGCAATTTTGATGACGATTTACACCGTATTGCAGATGTGGATTGGGTGATCGAAGTCATTATTGAAAACCTTGAAATTAAACAAGGATTTTTCAAAAAAATAGAACAATTTTGGAACCCAGGTACCATTGTGAGCTCTAATACTTCTGGTATCTCCGTTCACGCTATATGTGAAAATAACTCAGAGCAGTTTAAAAAACACTTTTTAGGCACTCATTTTTTTAATCCACCTAGATATATGAAACTGCTTGAGTTTATCCCTACTAAACATACAGATCCAAGCATCGTTTCTTTTATGAAAAGTTTTTGTGAGAAGAAATTAGGAAAAGGAGTAGTTATTGCCAAAGACACACCTAACTTTATTGCAAATCGGATCGGTACCTACGGTCTTTTAAGCTCTCTTAAACAGATGGGAAAACTAGGTTTGACAATATCAGAAGTAGATGAACTGACAGGTCCTTTAATAGGAAGACCCAAAAGTGCTACATTTCGTACATTGGATTTAGTAGGTATTGATACGTTTGTTTTAGTTTCAAATAATATGTATGAAAATGTATCAGATCTTGAAGAGAAGGAAATATTCAAAGTCCCTGAACTGATGGAATACATGGTCGAACAAGGATACATAGGGGATAAAGCAGGATCTGGTTTTTATCAGAAAAAACGTACGGATAAAGGAAAAGTGATTTTAGAACTTGATGTTGCAAATAAAACGTACATTCCTAGAAGTAAAAGCAACTTGAAATCCGTAGAGGCAGCAAAAAATGCAAAAGGACTAAAAAACAAATTAAAAGCCCTGATTGAATCAGATGATAAAGGCGGAAAGTTCACTTGGGAACTAATGAAGAATGGCTGGTTATATGCTGCAAACAAAGTCTTTGAAATATCGGATGATATTCAAGCTGTGGATGAAGCCATGAAATGGGGATTTAATTGGGACCTTGGACCATTTGAAGCCTGGGATGCAGTAGGCGTTGTAGATACCGTTTCAAGAATGAAAGAAGAAGGTGAGAAAATCCCTGCGTGGATTGAATCCATGCTTGCCTCAGGAAAAACCTCTTTTTATGAAAAACAAGGTGACAAAACCTTTTATATTCAAATCGATGGTGGTTTAAAAGAAAAGGAAGTTCCAAAGGAGATTATTACTTTAGATCAAATCAAAGAAAAAAACGGAGTGATCAAGAGTAATACAGGGGCTAGCTTATTTGATATTGGAGACGATATCGCCTGTCTACAATTCCATTCTATGAACAATACGATCGGACCTGATGTTTTACAAATGGTTCCCATCTCTTTAGAGGAGGTTCGTAAAAATTATCGAGGTTTGGTCATTGGACATCAAAAAGGGAAGAACTTTTGTGTAGGTGCCAATTTAATGATGCTGCTGATGGCGGCACAAGACGAAGATTGGTTTGAGATTGAACAGATGATTCAAGGTTTTCATCAAATGGCGATGGGATTAAAGTACTTTGAAAAACCAATTGTCACTGCTCCGTTTGGTATGACGTTAGGTGGTGGTGTAGAAGTTTGTTTACCATCTGCTCATGTGCAAGCATCTGCTGAAACTTATATGGGCCTCGTTGAGATGGGGGTTGGTTTGATCCCAGCAGGTGGGGGTACCAAAGAAATGTTAGTTCGATCTACCTCCCCTGTTGATATTGACAAAACGATTGACTTACAGCCATTTGTGAACCGTGTATTTGAAACGATTGGTATGGCAAAAGTTTCTACGAGTGCATCGGATGCTAAGGATCTTGGTTTATTAAAAGCATCAGATCGAATTACGATGAATCCAGATCATTTAATTTATGATGCAAAACAAGCGGCGCTCGGGATGTCCATTGCTGGTTATGAGCCGCCAATACAGAAGAAAGTAAGAGTGGTGGGTGAACCAGGACTCGCTGCATTGAAAATGGGATTATATCAAATGAAAATGAGTGGATTTATCAGTGAGCATGATGAGCTAATTGGCACACAGCTTGCTAATATATTATCTGGTGGTAAGGTAGCGGCGAATAGTCTCGTTTCCGAAAAGTATTTACTGGAATTAGAACTTGAGGCCTTTTTAAGTTTATGTGGTGAACCGAAATCACAAGAACGTATACAGCACATGTTACTAACAAGAAAACCGTTACGTAATTAA
- a CDS encoding acyl-CoA dehydrogenase family protein: MKANNRVKGGSFLLSEVDASAVFTPEDCTEEHLMIANLSESFIDQEIDPYDDVLEAQDFTLLVKLVKKAGELGLLGASVPEEYGGTNLDRISSTLISEKMVRSSSYSLTIAAHIGIGTLPIVLFGTKEQKQKYLPHSVSGDQIFAYCLTEPSSGSDALNAKTTAVLSEDATHYILNGTKQFITNAAFADVFIVYAKVDGESFSTFIVEKKFKGVSTGAEEKKMGIKGSSTRQLFLEDVHVPTENVLGEVGKGHVIAFNILNLGRYSLAAGCVGSSKWTIELAVQYGSKRKQFKKTLTEFPLIQKKIADMTIYTYAAESMVFRTGGLMDATRKTLELNAEDHENEVIKGIAEYAIECSMNKVFATECLDFVADEGLQVHGGYGFIQEYKIERIYRDSRINRIFEGTNEINRLLIPNQLLRKALKGELPLIDAAKKLEQELVTYIPSKWDEGVPLLQEKAMLNSTKKIFLMVLGKAIQQFKQQLEEQQEILEIISNLAIQIYAMESVILRTKKAIGKEGIVRAKQKWNITAAFTQESFAKVEHMAKEAFVMMEDGDELKMTLAILKKLVRFNPRNLLPIKRQIAAAIIDSKKYVV, encoded by the coding sequence ATGAAAGCCAATAACCGCGTGAAAGGTGGCAGCTTTTTACTAAGTGAGGTGGATGCTTCTGCAGTGTTTACACCAGAGGATTGTACTGAAGAACATCTTATGATTGCAAACTTATCTGAAAGCTTTATTGACCAAGAAATTGATCCTTATGATGATGTATTGGAAGCACAGGACTTCACTTTGTTAGTAAAGCTGGTTAAAAAAGCAGGAGAGTTAGGTTTGTTAGGTGCTTCGGTGCCGGAAGAGTATGGTGGGACTAATTTAGATCGAATTAGTTCCACTTTAATTTCTGAAAAAATGGTACGCAGCAGCTCTTATTCACTAACCATCGCGGCTCACATTGGGATTGGAACTTTGCCCATCGTTCTGTTCGGAACAAAAGAGCAAAAACAAAAATATTTACCTCATTCAGTGAGTGGTGATCAAATTTTTGCTTATTGTTTAACTGAACCTTCTTCTGGTTCCGATGCGTTGAATGCAAAAACCACAGCGGTGTTAAGTGAGGATGCTACACACTACATTTTAAATGGAACCAAACAATTTATTACGAATGCAGCTTTTGCAGATGTGTTCATCGTATATGCGAAAGTGGATGGTGAAAGCTTTTCCACATTTATTGTAGAAAAAAAGTTTAAGGGTGTCTCCACAGGTGCAGAGGAGAAAAAAATGGGTATCAAAGGTTCTTCCACTCGACAGCTTTTTTTGGAAGATGTTCATGTTCCTACTGAAAATGTATTAGGTGAAGTTGGAAAAGGTCATGTGATCGCATTTAACATCTTAAATCTAGGACGTTATTCACTGGCTGCAGGCTGTGTAGGTTCAAGTAAATGGACCATTGAACTTGCAGTACAATATGGCAGCAAGCGAAAACAGTTTAAAAAAACACTCACTGAATTCCCCTTAATTCAGAAAAAAATTGCAGACATGACGATTTATACTTATGCAGCTGAAAGCATGGTATTTCGCACTGGTGGGTTAATGGATGCAACGAGAAAAACGCTAGAATTAAATGCAGAGGATCATGAAAATGAAGTGATAAAAGGGATTGCTGAATATGCGATCGAATGTTCAATGAATAAAGTGTTTGCAACAGAGTGTTTAGATTTTGTTGCTGATGAAGGTTTACAAGTTCATGGGGGTTACGGATTTATACAAGAATATAAAATCGAACGGATTTATCGAGATTCTAGAATTAATCGCATTTTTGAAGGCACAAATGAGATTAATCGCCTGTTGATTCCAAACCAGTTACTCCGAAAGGCTTTGAAAGGAGAACTTCCACTTATAGATGCGGCAAAAAAACTAGAACAGGAGCTTGTAACCTATATTCCTTCTAAGTGGGATGAAGGGGTACCACTATTGCAAGAAAAAGCAATGTTAAACTCCACTAAAAAAATCTTTTTAATGGTACTAGGAAAAGCGATTCAACAATTTAAACAGCAGTTGGAAGAACAACAAGAAATTTTAGAAATCATTTCAAATTTAGCTATCCAAATTTATGCTATGGAATCGGTTATTTTAAGGACTAAAAAAGCGATTGGCAAAGAAGGTATCGTTAGAGCCAAGCAAAAGTGGAATATTACAGCAGCATTTACCCAAGAAAGTTTCGCCAAGGTCGAGCATATGGCGAAGGAAGCATTTGTTATGATGGAAGATGGGGATGAATTAAAAATGACACTAGCGATTTTAAAAAAACTGGTCCGCTTTAATCCCAGAAACCTACTTCCAATCAAACGCCAAATAGCTGCTGCGATCATTGATAGTAAGAAATATGTTGTTTAA
- a CDS encoding electron transfer flavoprotein subunit beta/FixA family protein translates to MNIMVCLKQTFDTEDKIIIREGQISEDGVKFIINPYDEYALEEAIRLKEQFGGSVTAISVGPTRVESALRTALAMGADQAILIDDERLFGDEFTTSKVLAAVLKQQEFDLILGGYMSVDNGAAQGGARLAEELDLPHIYAAIKVEVNGSQVEVQRDVEGDIEVIEAELPLLITAQQGLNEPRYPSLPGIMKAKKKPIQHITAEELSIDLTQIHAKTNIKDITLPPERQAGRMLQGELNDQVNELVQCLQKEVNAVG, encoded by the coding sequence ATGAACATCATGGTGTGTCTTAAACAAACCTTTGATACAGAGGATAAAATAATCATTAGAGAGGGTCAGATTAGTGAAGATGGTGTGAAATTCATCATCAATCCTTATGATGAATACGCTTTAGAAGAAGCTATTCGCTTAAAAGAGCAATTTGGAGGTTCAGTTACAGCAATCTCAGTTGGTCCCACTCGTGTGGAGAGTGCATTAAGAACAGCTCTGGCTATGGGAGCGGATCAAGCGATATTAATTGATGATGAAAGATTGTTTGGTGATGAATTCACTACTTCTAAAGTTTTGGCTGCAGTATTAAAACAACAGGAGTTCGACTTGATTTTAGGAGGGTATATGTCAGTTGATAATGGTGCAGCTCAAGGAGGAGCACGTTTGGCAGAAGAGTTAGATCTTCCTCATATTTATGCGGCAATAAAAGTAGAAGTGAATGGATCTCAAGTTGAGGTTCAAAGAGATGTAGAGGGAGATATTGAAGTCATTGAAGCAGAACTACCCCTTTTAATTACAGCACAGCAAGGTTTAAACGAACCGAGATACCCTTCTTTACCAGGCATCATGAAAGCAAAGAAAAAACCAATTCAACATATCACTGCGGAAGAGCTTTCTATTGATCTCACACAAATACATGCAAAAACAAACATTAAAGATATTACTCTACCACCTGAAAGGCAGGCAGGAAGAATGCTGCAAGGTGAATTAAACGATCAAGTGAATGAACTAGTCCAATGTTTACAAAAAGAGGTGAATGCAGTTGGCTAA
- a CDS encoding acetyl-CoA C-acyltransferase: protein MKEAVIVSAVRTPMGKAHKGSLAQTRAEDLGALVVEEVINRTTGLTKQKIEDVIIGCAMPEGEQGLNMGRIISLRAGLPDHVPALTVNRFCASGLQSIAFAAERIQCGSAEVMVAGGVESMSHVPMSGFKPQPNPYLVDSRPEVYIQMGVTAENVAKKYDINREKQDAFAVRSHQKAASAINEGKFKEEIVPVSVKQSFISESGKQEETSFLLETDEGVRPDTSIEVLSRLKPAFFTKGTVTAGNSSQMNDAASAVVVMSREKAEQLGLKPLAIFRSFAVSGVAPEIMGIGPVEAIPKAIKQAGLTLQDIDLFEINEAFAAQCVAVIEQVGIDIDKVNVNGGGIALGHPLGCTGTKLTTTLLHEARRRKSKFGVVSMCIGGGMGAAGVFEFV, encoded by the coding sequence ATGAAGGAAGCAGTTATTGTTTCAGCAGTTAGAACTCCGATGGGCAAAGCTCATAAAGGTTCACTTGCTCAAACCCGTGCAGAGGATTTAGGGGCTTTAGTTGTTGAAGAAGTGATTAATCGAACCACAGGTTTAACAAAACAGAAAATAGAAGATGTTATTATCGGATGCGCGATGCCAGAAGGTGAGCAGGGTTTGAATATGGGACGGATTATATCCTTGCGTGCAGGTTTACCGGACCATGTACCTGCGTTAACCGTGAATCGATTTTGTGCCTCAGGTTTACAATCCATTGCTTTTGCAGCGGAACGAATACAATGTGGTTCTGCAGAAGTGATGGTAGCTGGTGGGGTGGAGAGCATGAGTCATGTTCCTATGTCGGGGTTTAAACCACAACCGAATCCTTATTTAGTAGATTCACGTCCTGAGGTATATATTCAAATGGGCGTTACTGCAGAAAATGTTGCGAAAAAATATGATATCAACCGCGAAAAACAAGATGCTTTTGCAGTAAGAAGTCACCAAAAAGCCGCCTCAGCGATCAATGAGGGAAAATTTAAAGAAGAGATTGTCCCTGTCTCTGTGAAACAATCGTTTATAAGTGAAAGTGGGAAACAAGAAGAGACTTCATTTTTATTAGAAACAGACGAAGGAGTGCGTCCTGATACTTCTATTGAAGTACTCTCTAGATTAAAACCTGCTTTTTTTACAAAAGGGACAGTAACCGCAGGGAACTCCTCTCAAATGAATGATGCGGCATCTGCCGTCGTTGTCATGTCTCGTGAAAAAGCAGAACAATTGGGTTTAAAACCGCTGGCTATCTTTCGATCCTTTGCAGTATCAGGAGTAGCACCTGAGATTATGGGTATCGGCCCAGTAGAAGCGATACCCAAAGCGATAAAACAAGCAGGTTTAACGTTGCAGGATATCGATCTTTTTGAAATAAATGAAGCATTTGCTGCACAATGTGTAGCAGTAATTGAACAAGTAGGTATAGATATAGATAAAGTGAATGTCAATGGAGGTGGTATTGCTTTAGGTCATCCACTTGGTTGTACAGGAACAAAATTAACAACCACTTTATTACATGAAGCAAGAAGGAGAAAGAGCAAATTTGGAGTGGTAAGCATGTGCATAGGTGGAGGTATGGGAGCTGCTGGAGTATTTGAATTTGTTTAA
- a CDS encoding electron transfer flavoprotein subunit alpha/FixB family protein, translating to MAKHVVVFAETKNGSLRNVSFEVLEAARRVNDGGLITAVLFGSQPEALADSLTEYGASEVLFVENKLLDTYTTDGYTQAFTSIIEDKNPDIIFIPHTAIGKDFAPRVAARLGCGLITDCTDVEISEGNIVFTRPIYAGKAFQRRVVSHDKIFATIRPNNIPCSKMDQHETAKKIQKTINLDEIKTTVKEVIQKTTDGIDLSEAKIIVAGGRGVKSTAGFEPLKELAQVIGAAVGASRGACDAEYCDYALQIGQTGKVVTPDLYIACGISGAIQHLAGMSNSKIIVAINKDPEAPIFDIADYGIVGDLFEVVPLLTKQFERVLSDHS from the coding sequence TTGGCTAAACATGTTGTAGTATTCGCAGAAACCAAAAATGGTAGTTTACGAAACGTATCCTTTGAAGTTTTAGAAGCAGCAAGAAGAGTGAACGATGGAGGTTTGATTACAGCTGTTTTATTCGGCAGCCAACCTGAAGCTCTAGCAGATTCGCTGACTGAATATGGTGCAAGTGAAGTTTTATTCGTAGAAAACAAATTATTGGATACGTATACTACCGATGGATATACACAAGCATTCACTTCCATCATTGAAGATAAAAACCCAGACATCATATTCATACCACATACGGCTATAGGCAAAGATTTTGCTCCTCGTGTAGCAGCTCGATTAGGCTGTGGGTTAATTACAGATTGTACGGATGTCGAAATCAGTGAAGGAAATATTGTTTTTACCCGACCGATTTACGCAGGTAAGGCTTTTCAAAGGAGGGTGGTATCTCATGATAAGATTTTTGCTACAATACGGCCAAACAATATACCATGCTCTAAAATGGATCAACATGAAACTGCAAAAAAAATTCAAAAGACAATAAACCTGGATGAGATTAAAACTACGGTAAAAGAAGTCATACAAAAAACTACGGATGGGATTGACTTATCCGAAGCAAAAATCATTGTCGCAGGAGGTAGGGGGGTGAAAAGCACAGCAGGCTTTGAACCTTTAAAGGAACTAGCACAGGTGATTGGAGCGGCAGTGGGTGCTTCAAGAGGTGCTTGTGACGCAGAATATTGTGATTATGCACTTCAAATTGGCCAAACAGGGAAAGTAGTAACCCCTGATTTATATATCGCATGTGGTATTTCAGGTGCGATACAGCATTTGGCAGGCATGTCGAACTCAAAAATCATAGTGGCGATTAATAAGGACCCAGAAGCCCCAATATTTGATATTGCAGATTACGGTATTGTAGGAGATTTATTTGAAGTAGTCCCATTATTAACGAAACAGTTTGAGCGAGTGTTATCAGATCATAGCTGA